Sequence from the Candidatus Paracaedibacteraceae bacterium genome:
GAGCGATTAAATGGCGATTGTATTGCGATTGTTGGGGCGCGTAATTGTTCATTTGCCGGGAAAAAGCAAGCATCAGAGTTAGCCACAAAACTTGGAAAATGCGGTTTTATTACTGTTTCGGGGCTCGCTCGGGGGATCGATCATGCGGCTCATCGCGGAAGTTATGAGTCGGGTACAATTGCGGTTTTAGCAGGGGGTGTTGATGTTATTTATCCTCCCGAACATGAAGAATTATATAAACAAATACAAATAAATGGGTGTATTGTCAGTGAAATGCCCATTGGTATGAAGCCATCGCCTAATCATTTTCCTCGGCGAAATCGGATTGTTTCCGGACTCAGTCGAGGGGTTGTTGTGGTCGAAGCTGCTCTTAAGTCAGGATCATTGATTACAGCAAAATATGCTCTGGATCAATCACGGGAAGTTTTTGCTGTGCCGGGGTCGCCCCAAGACCCAAGGTGTCACGGTAGTAATATGTTGTTAAAACAAGGGGCGCATCTTATCCAAACTGTTGATGATATTATTGCTATCTTAAAACCAGAGTTTGATCTGAGTCAGATCAGCGCACCAGCCCAAGAAGCTTGTGTGATTGATATTCATGATTATATAATCCCGGCATCCTTGAAAGAAGAAATCCGTCAGGGATTAAGTCGTGTTCCTGTCGATATTAATTATATAGCGCAAGATTTAGGACTGTCCGTTCAGGAAATCATGACAATATTATTAGAATTAGAGCTAGAAGGCTTGATTGTTCGTCATGCTAATGGTACAGTCTCAATTTTAGACCAGGCTGCCTAAAAGTTAGGTTTTCCCGACTTGCGAATTGTCTAAATGTAGGATTTAATATATTAAATGTTGGTTATAAGAAAATCAGCTCAGATTCTTAAAAGGTCTTTATAATATGAAAAGCGTTGTCGTTGTTGAGTCTCCTGCAAAAGCTAAAACTATTAATCGGTATTTGGGAAACGACTACGTGGTATTGGCCAGTTATGGCCACATTCGCGATCTGCCGTCAAAGAACGGATCTGTTGATCCGGATCATGATTTTTCCATGGTTTGGGAAATGCAGGATCGTGCGAAAGCAAAAGTCAATGATATTTATAAGGCTGTTAAAAACGCTGACCAATTGTTACTCGCAACCGACCCGGATAGAGAAGGGGAGGCGATTTCATGGCATGTTCAACAAGTTTTAGATGAGAAAAAAGCCTTAGTTGGTAAGGAAGTAAAACGCATTGTTTTTCATGAAATTACTAAGGGAGCAGTGCAAAACGCCATTGAAAATCCTCGTGAAATTAATCATGAACTTGTCTCAGCCTATCTTGCCCGTCGAGCCTTAGACTATTTAGTTGGTTTTACGCTGTCGCCAGTGCTATGGCGTAAATTGCCGGGCGCGCGCTCAGCCGGGCGAGTTCAATCTGTGGCGTTGCGTTTGATTGTTGATCGTGAACGGGAAATCGAAGCATTCAAAACACAAGAATATTGGTCGATTGAAGCCGATATGCTGAATCCGTCAAATCAGGGATACAAGGCTCGGCTAACCCATTTGAATGGCAAAAAACTGGATAAATTAGATCTTAAGTCCGAAAATGAAGCAGCAGCTGCACGCCAAGCGATTTTGGATCGCCAATTTACCATTGCGAGTGTTGAGAAGAAACAAGTTAAACGGAATCCGGCTGCACCTTTTACCACATCAACTTTGCAACAAGAAGCAGCGCGTAAGCTTGGGTTTAGTGCAAGTCGTACCATGCAAGTAGCACAAAAACTTTATGAAGGTATTGAAATCCAAGGTGGTTTGACCGGTTTGATTACCTATATGCGTACGGACAGTATTGCTATTTCTAATGATGCTATGGCAGAAGTCCGAGGTCATATCGGTGACGCCTATGGTGATAAGTATTTGCCATCCTCGCCACGGACTTTTAAAAATAAGAGTAAGAATGCCCAAGAAGCTCATGAAGCTATCCGCCCAACATCTGTTATGCGTCGTCCGGAAGACGTTCGTGCCTTTTTAGATGATACGCAATTCCGTTTGTATGAATTGATTTGGAAGCGTACGGTTGCTTCACAAATGGAAACAGCTTTATTCGATCAAGTTGGTGTTGATATTATTTCGGGTGACAAGCAAGTAGCACTCAGAGCAACAGGCTCAACCATGGTGTTTGACGGTTTCATGAAGTTGTATCTGGAAGGAAAAGATGATGTAACAGCGGATGAGGATGACGAAAAACTGTTGCCTCCGTTAATTGAAGGTGAAGAGGCGCGTGTTAATACGGTTACCCCAAACCAGCATTTTACACAACCACCCCCCCGTTATTCCGAAGCAAGCCTTGTAAAAAAATTGGAAGAGTTGGGTATTGGCCGTCCGTCCACTTATGCGTCGATTATTCAGGTCTTGCAAGATCGGGATTATGTTGTGCTCGAGAAAAAGCAATTCATCCCGGAAGATCGTGGCCGTTTAGTGACGTCATTTTTAACGCATTTCTTTAATCGATATGTCGAATATGATTTTACGGCAAATTTAGAAGAACAGTTGGACGACATTTCTAACGGGCAGCTTAACTGGCGCAATGTTTTGGCTGAATTTTGGAAGAACTTTAAACAAACAACGGATGCTACACAAAGTCTGACAATAACTGAAGTTATTGATAATCTTGAAAAAGATATGAGTCATCATTTATTCCAAGGGAATGAGTCTGCGCGTGTTTGCCCGCAATGTCAAAAAGGTCGCCTTGGGTTGAAACTCAGCCGTTACGGTGCATTTTTAGGGTGTTCGGACTATCCTGCCTGTTCTTATACAAAACCATTGAGTGTTGATTCTTCAGGTGAGGGTGGCGAAGCACCAACGGCAATAGAGGAACATAAACTGATTGGCAAGGATCCAGAAACCGGTGATGATATTACCTTACGGAAGGGGCCGTATGGTCCGTACTTGCAATGGGGCGAAGCTAAGGTCTCTGACGAACCGCCTGCAAAAGGTAAGAAAAAAGCAACAGCAATTAAGCCAAAACGTGTGTCTTTGCCGGCTGGAGTAACACCGGAGTCTGTTACTTTTGACTTAGCGATGAACCTAAAATCTTTACCAAAGGTTTTGGGGGCACATCCGGCCACTGGCGATATTATGTCTGTGGGCTTGGGACGTTTTGGCCCATATGTTAAATGCGGTAGCATTTTTGCATCAATTCCAAAGAATGAAGATATGTTTACAGTGTCTTTGGAGCGAGCCGTTGAGTTGGTCGAGCAGAAAAAAGCACGCCCTCCATCAACCCGTGGCGGTTTTGGTCGTAAGAAAAGCGAATCTTAATATATAAACCATTCCATTTAATCCTAGAAGTTCGTCACATCGTCGCTCGTGTGCTCATTGTACACGTGGCTTCTTGCTGCTGCTTCCAAACTCAACTTGAAAATTATTATATAGTCGACTTTCTATAAACGGCTATGCAAAACAGCGTTACTCACATGTTAGATATGCGATTTGTTCTTTGTTTTTGTTGCCATTTTAACATAGTTTAGCTATGAGCAAAATATTTTATGAGGCCCCTTTAACTTTGCTAATTAGAGATGGTCACCTATTCAATCTTAGAAAAAATGACGTTAAAACAATAAATTTCTGAAAAATTTTAGTTTTGTTAAGCGTTTTTTAAACCTTATCCCCCAATATTAGAGGTAAAGATACACTTATACCCAGAGTATTGGAGGGTTAGTAAAATGGAAAGTATTCAACACAAATTAGACCGGGTTCGTCCTCCCCGAGTTCAAATCACCTATGACGTGGAGATTGGTAACGCGATTGTCATGAAGGAATTGCCGTTCGTGATGGGAATTTTGGCTGACTTAGCCGGTCATCCTGAAACCGATCCTATTGCGCTAAAATATCGTAAGTTCGTTGAAATCGATCGCGATAACTTTAATGATATTATGGAAAAGATTCGCCCTCGCTTGACATTGCGTGTCGATAACAAGTTGGCGAATGACGGAAGTCATATGAGTGCTGAACTATTCTTCCACAATATGGATGATTTCCAACCATTAAATGTTGTTAAACAAATTGAACCGCTCCGCAAGTTATATGAAGCAAGAACAAAATTAAAAGATATGTTGACCAAGCTTGATGGAAACGACGCATTGGATGAATTGCTTCATGAAGTGATCTCAAGTACAGAGCAACAAGCTGCTCTAAAAACTGAGCTCGGTCTCGAAGATGCTCCAGCTGCTGATCAACCAGCGAGCTAAGAAAGGATAAGGGAGAAATATTATGGCAGACGAAACCCAAAACCAAGCTCCGGAACAAGTAACCCTCGATCTATTATTGACAAAGGGCAAACTTGCAAAGGACGACACCCAAAAGCCTTTTGCTCGTGATTTGGTCGAAGAATTTGTTAAGCAAGTTCTTGAGCAAGGCAATACATTAAGCAATGACTCAGTTACTTTTATCAATCAACGGATTCAGCAGATTGATGATTTGATTGCTGTTCAGTTGAATGAATTTATGCACACCGACGAATTTCGCGCGCTAGAAGGTTCTTGGCGCGGTCTGAACTACTTGGTCATGAATTCTGAAACAAGTACGCACTTGAAGCTTCGCTTAATGCCAGCTACCAAGAAAGAGCTTCTTGATGATTTGGAAAAGGCTGTTGAGTTTGACCAAAGTGCTTTGTTTAAAAAGGTTTATGAAGAAGAATATGGCACCTATGGTGGACATCCATACTCTTGCCTAGTTGGTGACTATGAATTTACACGCCACCCAATGGATATGGAATTACTATCTAAGTTATCTCAGGTAGCTGCTGCGGCGCATGCCCCATTCATTTCCGGTGCACACCCAAGGTTATTTGACTTTGATTCATTCGAAGAAATGGGCAAACCACGCGATCTTTCTAAAATTTTTGAAAGTCTAGAATTGATTAAGTGGACATCTTTCCGTGACAGTGAAGATTCACGGTATGTGGCGCTTGTTCTGCCTCATGTGATGATGCGCTTACCATACGGTGCAAACACACTTCCCGCTGAAGGATTAAACTTCGAAGAAGATGTCGCTGGAGCAGATTCCAAGAAATTCTGCTGGACCAACGCAGCGTACGTTATGGGAACCAAATTAACAGACGCTTTTGCTAAATACAAATGGTTGGCGGCGATTCGCGGTGTTGAAGGTGGCGGTTTGGTTGAGGGTCTTCCTGCCTATACCTACAAGACAGCCGACGGTGATATTGCTTTGAAATGTCCGACTGAAGTTGTGATTACGGACCGTCGCGAAAAAGAACTCAGTGATCTTGGGTTTATTTCCCTAGTTCACTGTAAAGGTACAGACTATGCGGCGTTCTTTGGCGGTCAAACCACGCAACGTCCAAAGGTCTATAACCTCGATGATGCCACGGCAAACGCGGCCCTTTCTGCGCGCTTGCCGTACATGTTAAATGCTTCTCGCTTTGCTCACTATATCAAAGTGATCATGCGTGATAAAATCGGTAGCTTCTTAACAGCTGATAACGTGTCTCAGTACTTGAATACCTGGATTGCCAACTATGTTCTGTTGAACGATGATGCGCCGCAATCCGTCAAGGCACGCTATCCACTGCGTGAAGCTCGGGTTGATGTTTATGATATTCCTGGTAAACCCGGATCCTATAGATCAGTTGTCTATATCCGTCCGCACTTACAAATGGAAGAATTAACCGCATCGATTCGTTTGGTTACAACACTGCCAGCCCCGGCTGGTTGAGGTATCTAGCCGTTGAGTTAGAGTCCGGACTTTCACCGTTATATCTTTCTTGTGATCGTCCGGTAACTAACTAAAACGGCTCTATTGCAAAGCCAGAGAGGCATGATAGCTTAGGAGGAAGACAAGATGTCCCACAATTACACACAGTATGGTAATATACCATTAGCCGGTGATCAAAACATCAGCATTCCGGTTGTTGATCCCCGCATTAAGCACACAAACAGTGTCACAACACCAGAATGGATGATTTCCATCGATAAATTCCTGACATCTAATGTCGAGGGATATGAAGGATTCACAGAACTTTTTGGATGGTTTGCCGAGCAAGCCCGTCTGACAAAAGGAAGTACAGCGACACA
This genomic interval carries:
- the dprA gene encoding DNA-processing protein DprA, with the translated sequence MTYDLISWMRLAYTKNVGPVSFWQAIQRFGSARGALEWLQSQGKADVIPSADAMSKIIDQAETKKITILTGENADYPKRLKILRDSPAVLYCRGQIERLNGDCIAIVGARNCSFAGKKQASELATKLGKCGFITVSGLARGIDHAAHRGSYESGTIAVLAGGVDVIYPPEHEELYKQIQINGCIVSEMPIGMKPSPNHFPRRNRIVSGLSRGVVVVEAALKSGSLITAKYALDQSREVFAVPGSPQDPRCHGSNMLLKQGAHLIQTVDDIIAILKPEFDLSQISAPAQEACVIDIHDYIIPASLKEEIRQGLSRVPVDINYIAQDLGLSVQEIMTILLELELEGLIVRHANGTVSILDQAA
- the topA gene encoding type I DNA topoisomerase; translated protein: MKSVVVVESPAKAKTINRYLGNDYVVLASYGHIRDLPSKNGSVDPDHDFSMVWEMQDRAKAKVNDIYKAVKNADQLLLATDPDREGEAISWHVQQVLDEKKALVGKEVKRIVFHEITKGAVQNAIENPREINHELVSAYLARRALDYLVGFTLSPVLWRKLPGARSAGRVQSVALRLIVDREREIEAFKTQEYWSIEADMLNPSNQGYKARLTHLNGKKLDKLDLKSENEAAAARQAILDRQFTIASVEKKQVKRNPAAPFTTSTLQQEAARKLGFSASRTMQVAQKLYEGIEIQGGLTGLITYMRTDSIAISNDAMAEVRGHIGDAYGDKYLPSSPRTFKNKSKNAQEAHEAIRPTSVMRRPEDVRAFLDDTQFRLYELIWKRTVASQMETALFDQVGVDIISGDKQVALRATGSTMVFDGFMKLYLEGKDDVTADEDDEKLLPPLIEGEEARVNTVTPNQHFTQPPPRYSEASLVKKLEELGIGRPSTYASIIQVLQDRDYVVLEKKQFIPEDRGRLVTSFLTHFFNRYVEYDFTANLEEQLDDISNGQLNWRNVLAEFWKNFKQTTDATQSLTITEVIDNLEKDMSHHLFQGNESARVCPQCQKGRLGLKLSRYGAFLGCSDYPACSYTKPLSVDSSGEGGEAPTAIEEHKLIGKDPETGDDITLRKGPYGPYLQWGEAKVSDEPPAKGKKKATAIKPKRVSLPAGVTPESVTFDLAMNLKSLPKVLGAHPATGDIMSVGLGRFGPYVKCGSIFASIPKNEDMFTVSLERAVELVEQKKARPPSTRGGFGRKKSES
- the tssB gene encoding type VI secretion system contractile sheath small subunit — its product is MESIQHKLDRVRPPRVQITYDVEIGNAIVMKELPFVMGILADLAGHPETDPIALKYRKFVEIDRDNFNDIMEKIRPRLTLRVDNKLANDGSHMSAELFFHNMDDFQPLNVVKQIEPLRKLYEARTKLKDMLTKLDGNDALDELLHEVISSTEQQAALKTELGLEDAPAADQPAS
- the tssC gene encoding type VI secretion system contractile sheath large subunit; protein product: MADETQNQAPEQVTLDLLLTKGKLAKDDTQKPFARDLVEEFVKQVLEQGNTLSNDSVTFINQRIQQIDDLIAVQLNEFMHTDEFRALEGSWRGLNYLVMNSETSTHLKLRLMPATKKELLDDLEKAVEFDQSALFKKVYEEEYGTYGGHPYSCLVGDYEFTRHPMDMELLSKLSQVAAAAHAPFISGAHPRLFDFDSFEEMGKPRDLSKIFESLELIKWTSFRDSEDSRYVALVLPHVMMRLPYGANTLPAEGLNFEEDVAGADSKKFCWTNAAYVMGTKLTDAFAKYKWLAAIRGVEGGGLVEGLPAYTYKTADGDIALKCPTEVVITDRREKELSDLGFISLVHCKGTDYAAFFGGQTTQRPKVYNLDDATANAALSARLPYMLNASRFAHYIKVIMRDKIGSFLTADNVSQYLNTWIANYVLLNDDAPQSVKARYPLREARVDVYDIPGKPGSYRSVVYIRPHLQMEELTASIRLVTTLPAPAG